Proteins encoded in a region of the Frondihabitans sp. 762G35 genome:
- a CDS encoding Lrp/AsnC family transcriptional regulator yields MTDYDLTDQRLLTALDDHPRRPVALLAERLAMARGTVQSRLARLREDGRLRLHSTRIRPGSLGYGTRAFVMASVEQNSFERSMSALVDLPEVIECVAVSGAEDIVCQVIARDNAHLFEVTQHMMRIPGILRTSTSIVLQEYIELRMAQLLARDEPRRP; encoded by the coding sequence GTGACCGACTACGACCTGACCGACCAGCGGCTCCTGACCGCGCTCGACGACCACCCGCGGAGGCCGGTCGCGCTGCTCGCCGAGCGCCTCGCGATGGCCCGCGGCACCGTCCAGTCGCGCCTCGCCCGGCTCCGGGAGGACGGGCGGCTCCGGCTCCACTCGACGAGGATCCGGCCGGGGTCGCTGGGCTACGGCACGCGCGCCTTCGTCATGGCCTCGGTGGAGCAGAACTCCTTCGAGCGGTCGATGAGCGCCCTGGTCGATCTGCCCGAGGTGATCGAGTGCGTCGCCGTCTCCGGCGCGGAGGACATCGTCTGCCAGGTCATCGCGCGCGACAACGCCCACCTCTTCGAGGTGACGCAGCACATGATGCGGATCCCGGGGATCCTGCGGACTTCGACGTCCATCGTGCTCCAGGAGTACATCGAGCTGCGGATGGCGCAGCTGCTGGCGCGCGACGAGCCGCGGCGGCCCTGA
- a CDS encoding NADPH-dependent F420 reductase, which translates to MTTIGIIGAGFIGTAVAKAAIASGYDVVISNSRGPETLADLIEELGPKATAATAAGAADAGEFAVVTVPLKAVDAVPVEPLAGKIVIDTNNYYFERDGHIQALDDGQDTTSEMLQRHLPTSRVAKGFNHIMAAQILTDGKPAGTEGRRALATSSDFDDAAQLVTKLYDEFGFDTVNVGPLRDSWRVERDQPAYVVPQTKQELIDNLAKAVRATPAS; encoded by the coding sequence CAATCGGAATCATCGGAGCAGGCTTCATCGGAACCGCCGTCGCGAAGGCGGCCATCGCGAGCGGCTACGACGTCGTGATCAGCAATTCGCGCGGACCGGAGACGCTCGCCGACCTCATCGAGGAGCTCGGCCCCAAGGCCACCGCCGCCACCGCCGCGGGAGCCGCCGACGCCGGCGAGTTCGCCGTCGTCACCGTGCCGCTCAAGGCCGTCGACGCCGTCCCCGTCGAGCCCCTCGCCGGCAAGATCGTGATCGACACCAACAACTACTACTTCGAGCGCGACGGCCACATCCAGGCCCTCGACGACGGCCAGGACACGACGTCGGAGATGCTCCAGCGCCACCTGCCCACGAGCCGCGTCGCCAAGGGCTTCAACCACATCATGGCCGCCCAGATCCTCACCGACGGCAAGCCCGCCGGCACCGAGGGTCGTCGCGCCCTCGCCACGTCGAGCGACTTCGACGACGCCGCCCAGCTCGTCACGAAGCTCTACGACGAGTTCGGCTTCGACACCGTCAACGTCGGCCCGCTCCGCGACAGCTGGCGCGTCGAGCGCGACCAGCCGGCCTACGTCGTCCCGCAGACGAAGCAGGAGCTGATCGACAACCTGGCGAAGGCCGTCCGGGCGACCCCCGCATCCTGA
- a CDS encoding alpha-keto acid decarboxylase family protein has protein sequence MTAPSTTPATVTVGQYLATRLGQLGATHVFGLPGDYNLSLLDEMLTVPTFHWVGSTNELNAAYAADGFARISRRIGALVTTYGVGELSAINGVAGSFAEDVPVIQITGAPRTAVAAAGAKVHHTLIDGDYGHFSRAYDEVTTASATLRRQNAGQEIDRVLVAALEASKPGYLSIPADVAVARIPAGSLATPLRPRRSDPDSLAAFEADLRVALAGATDLTVLAGPRVHRKNLESSIRSLAEVSGVRIASQAGSRAIIDESHRSSLGMYNGAMTKTPGTREAVDGATPLVLAGVVMSDFLTGFFSHGFDPDDSIDLDFTTARIRGASYYGVTMADSLAAVERVARELALEAAPNAEVVSGVPRVEGQDPLSPLSQDAFWAEIQAWLPRDTLAIAEAGTPFYGALELSMPDGSDLLGQPVWSSIGFTLPAMLGAAIAAPDKRAVLFIGDGSAQLTIQELGTVLQRGLAPIVFLVNNEGYTVERAIQSPDAPYQDIATWNWTAIPATLAPNVPSETVTVRTVAELRGALALASSVTERLVFVEVIVPRDDKPSLLVELARGLTAADEA, from the coding sequence ATGACTGCCCCCTCGACGACACCCGCGACGGTCACCGTCGGCCAGTACCTCGCCACCCGCCTCGGCCAGCTGGGCGCGACCCACGTGTTCGGCCTGCCGGGCGACTACAACCTCAGCCTCCTCGACGAGATGCTGACCGTTCCGACCTTCCACTGGGTCGGGTCGACCAACGAGCTGAACGCGGCCTACGCGGCCGACGGCTTCGCCCGGATTTCGCGCCGGATTGGGGCGCTCGTGACGACGTACGGCGTCGGCGAGCTCTCCGCCATCAACGGCGTCGCGGGCTCGTTCGCCGAGGACGTCCCGGTCATCCAGATCACCGGGGCACCGCGCACGGCGGTCGCCGCCGCCGGCGCCAAGGTCCACCACACGCTCATCGACGGCGACTACGGCCACTTCTCGCGCGCCTACGACGAGGTCACCACGGCCTCCGCGACGCTCCGCCGTCAGAACGCCGGCCAGGAGATCGACCGCGTTCTCGTCGCCGCGCTGGAGGCGTCGAAGCCGGGCTACCTGTCGATCCCGGCCGACGTGGCGGTCGCCCGGATCCCGGCCGGCAGCCTGGCGACGCCGCTCCGGCCCCGTCGGAGCGACCCGGACTCCCTGGCCGCGTTCGAGGCCGATCTCCGGGTCGCTCTGGCCGGGGCGACCGACCTGACGGTGCTCGCGGGCCCGCGGGTCCACCGCAAGAACCTCGAGTCGTCGATCCGCTCGCTCGCGGAGGTCTCGGGAGTGCGCATCGCCTCGCAGGCCGGGTCGCGCGCGATCATCGACGAGTCGCACCGGAGCAGCCTCGGCATGTACAACGGCGCCATGACGAAGACGCCGGGAACACGGGAGGCCGTCGACGGCGCGACGCCGCTCGTCCTCGCCGGGGTCGTCATGAGCGACTTCCTGACCGGCTTCTTCTCGCACGGCTTCGACCCGGACGACTCGATCGACCTCGACTTCACGACGGCCCGGATCCGCGGCGCGAGCTACTACGGCGTCACGATGGCCGACTCGCTGGCGGCCGTCGAGCGCGTCGCCCGCGAACTGGCCCTCGAGGCGGCGCCGAACGCGGAGGTCGTCTCCGGCGTCCCTCGCGTCGAGGGGCAGGATCCGCTGAGCCCGCTCTCGCAGGACGCCTTTTGGGCCGAGATCCAGGCCTGGCTCCCGCGCGACACGCTCGCCATCGCCGAGGCCGGCACGCCCTTCTACGGGGCGCTCGAGCTCTCGATGCCGGACGGCAGCGACCTGCTCGGCCAGCCGGTGTGGTCGTCGATCGGATTCACGCTGCCGGCGATGCTCGGGGCGGCGATCGCGGCTCCGGACAAGCGCGCCGTGCTCTTCATCGGCGATGGGTCGGCCCAGCTCACGATCCAGGAGCTGGGGACGGTGCTGCAGCGCGGCCTCGCACCGATCGTGTTCCTCGTCAACAACGAGGGCTACACGGTCGAGCGGGCCATCCAGAGCCCGGACGCGCCCTACCAGGACATCGCGACGTGGAACTGGACCGCGATCCCGGCGACGCTCGCGCCGAACGTGCCGTCGGAGACCGTCACCGTCCGGACCGTCGCGGAGCTGCGCGGCGCCCTGGCGCTGGCCTCCTCGGTCACGGAGCGGCTGGTGTTCGTCGAGGTGATCGTGCCCCGGGACGACAAGCCGAGCCTCCTGGTCGAACTGGCCCGCGGCCTGACAGCGGCCGACGAGGCGTAG